The following are encoded together in the Actinoplanes sp. N902-109 genome:
- a CDS encoding stage II sporulation protein M: MDLDAYVSERRGEWNRLEALTRRRKLDAHEADELVLLYQRAATHLSVVRSHSPDPILLASLSQLVLAARSAVTGGRRFSWRPVARFFTTTLPLELYRARRWWLTVLVLNVVAGAVLIGYFAAHPDIIETFSPGAINGTGFSDDFVDYYSEFQAQNFAAEVWTHNATLAGQCLASGVLLVPALYVLWENLLNVGIVGGTMYYLGQGDTFLAYILPHGFLELTAIFVAAGVGLRIGWAWVAPGPHRTRGRALAERARAGMLVALGLVVMLLISGVIEAYVTPSGWPDPVRIGIGLAVWLGFLGYALGVGGAAHRRGEDTELAPEHTVSDVPMA; encoded by the coding sequence GTGGATCTGGACGCGTACGTCAGCGAGCGCCGCGGCGAGTGGAACCGCCTGGAGGCGCTGACCCGGCGCCGCAAGCTCGACGCGCACGAGGCCGACGAGCTGGTGCTGCTCTACCAACGCGCGGCCACCCACCTGTCGGTGGTGCGCAGCCACTCGCCCGACCCGATCCTGCTGGCCTCGTTGTCGCAGCTCGTGCTGGCGGCGCGCTCGGCGGTCACCGGAGGCCGGCGGTTTTCGTGGCGGCCGGTGGCGCGCTTCTTCACCACCACACTGCCGCTGGAGCTGTACCGGGCACGCCGCTGGTGGCTCACCGTGCTGGTGCTCAACGTCGTGGCGGGCGCGGTGCTGATCGGCTACTTCGCGGCCCACCCGGACATCATCGAGACGTTCTCGCCGGGCGCGATCAACGGCACCGGGTTCAGCGACGACTTCGTGGACTACTACAGCGAGTTCCAGGCGCAGAACTTCGCGGCCGAGGTCTGGACCCACAACGCCACGCTGGCCGGGCAGTGTCTCGCGTCGGGGGTGCTGCTCGTCCCCGCGCTCTACGTGCTCTGGGAGAACCTGCTCAACGTCGGCATCGTCGGCGGCACGATGTACTACCTCGGGCAGGGCGACACGTTCCTGGCGTACATCCTGCCGCACGGTTTCCTCGAACTGACCGCGATCTTCGTGGCGGCGGGCGTGGGCCTGCGGATCGGCTGGGCCTGGGTGGCGCCGGGCCCGCACCGCACCCGCGGCCGCGCCCTGGCCGAACGTGCCCGGGCCGGCATGCTGGTCGCGCTCGGCCTGGTGGTGATGCTGTTGATCTCCGGCGTCATCGAGGCGTACGTGACCCCGTCGGGCTGGCCCGACCCGGTCCGCATCGGCATCGGGCTGGCGGTGTGGCTGGGTTTCCTCGGGTATGCGCTGGGCGTCGGCGGGGCGGCCCACCGGCGTGGCGAGGACACCGAGCTCGCTCCGGAGCACACCGTCAGCGACGTACCGATGGCGTAA
- a CDS encoding DUF5753 domain-containing protein, with the protein MQWISDAYAQLRERERRAGHLRQNHPLFLPGLLQTRSYATAIVTALTGRPADDASVTERVDVRMQRSAAFLERLAGPQPPELSVTLDEAVLRRPAGTADVWREQRDHLLQLTEKFPSVQVTVLPLSGGAHAGLTGPFEIVGDDGVFLETAEGDQFLTDPPVVARYRATFAALMAGDPDRRLSLSHM; encoded by the coding sequence GTGCAGTGGATCAGCGACGCCTACGCTCAGCTGCGTGAGCGCGAGCGCAGGGCCGGCCACCTGCGGCAGAACCACCCGCTGTTCCTGCCCGGGCTGCTGCAGACCCGCTCGTACGCCACCGCGATCGTCACCGCGCTGACCGGGCGGCCCGCCGATGACGCTTCGGTCACCGAGCGGGTCGACGTACGGATGCAGCGGAGTGCCGCATTCCTGGAACGGCTGGCCGGCCCGCAACCGCCGGAATTGTCGGTGACCCTCGACGAGGCTGTGCTGCGCCGCCCTGCCGGGACCGCCGACGTCTGGCGCGAACAGCGGGATCATCTGCTGCAGCTCACCGAGAAGTTCCCGTCGGTCCAGGTGACCGTGCTGCCGTTGAGCGGTGGTGCGCACGCCGGTCTGACCGGGCCTTTCGAAATCGTCGGCGACGACGGGGTTTTCCTGGAAACCGCCGAGGGGGATCAGTTCCTGACCGATCCCCCGGTCGTCGCCCGATACCGTGCGACTTTCGCCGCCCTCATGGCCGGCGACCCGGATCGGCGGCTTTCTCTTTCACATATGTGA
- a CDS encoding DUF397 domain-containing protein, translated as MTLMWRKSSRSGQTACVEIAVDTDAVLMRDSKDPSGPVLTFDRRAFQDFLTYVKEKAADPGRRP; from the coding sequence ATGACGCTGATGTGGCGTAAGAGTTCGCGCAGTGGCCAAACGGCCTGTGTGGAGATCGCGGTCGACACCGACGCGGTGCTCATGCGCGATTCGAAGGACCCGTCCGGCCCGGTTCTGACGTTCGACCGGCGCGCCTTTCAGGACTTCCTCACATATGTGAAAGAGAAAGCCGCCGATCCGGGTCGCCGGCCATGA
- a CDS encoding helix-turn-helix transcriptional regulator, translating to MPGPGDGGQPTPSGAVGPTVARERLRARLRELREHSGLSTDVVAKRMDWSPSKLSRIEKGDVTIQPLEVRALLAFYKLDDDAEVTALTGLARQSRTRQWYSKHRLNGDYQRFVAYEHEASTINIWQVLFIPGLLQTPGYARALTALTLRSRPDDPNIETRVELRLDRQQAFRERIAGPNPPRLVVVIDESTLRRPVGGYRVMVEQLDHLMEVARQPAYSIGITPVDLLQHPGLSGTFELLQFPGADPDVLFVEAAAGTDDLVVDPAMTALYGDVMADLLAVAHTGDAALEVIHSVRDDLDRRSAAAGADRR from the coding sequence GTGCCCGGGCCCGGTGACGGCGGGCAGCCAACGCCGAGCGGTGCCGTCGGGCCGACGGTGGCGCGCGAGCGGCTGCGGGCCAGGCTGCGCGAGCTGCGTGAGCACAGCGGTCTCAGCACCGACGTCGTGGCCAAGCGGATGGACTGGTCGCCCTCCAAGCTCAGCCGGATCGAGAAGGGCGACGTCACCATCCAGCCCCTCGAGGTACGCGCCCTGCTCGCGTTCTACAAGCTGGACGACGACGCCGAGGTCACCGCGCTGACCGGCCTGGCCCGGCAGTCCCGGACCCGGCAGTGGTACAGCAAGCACCGGCTCAACGGTGACTACCAGCGCTTCGTCGCGTACGAGCACGAGGCGTCCACGATCAACATCTGGCAGGTGCTGTTCATCCCGGGCCTGTTGCAGACCCCGGGCTACGCGCGGGCGCTGACCGCTCTCACGCTGCGCAGCCGGCCGGACGACCCGAACATCGAGACCCGGGTGGAGCTGCGTCTCGACCGGCAGCAGGCGTTCCGGGAACGGATCGCCGGTCCGAACCCGCCCCGGCTGGTCGTGGTGATCGACGAGTCGACGCTGCGCCGCCCGGTCGGCGGTTACCGGGTGATGGTCGAGCAACTCGACCATCTCATGGAGGTGGCGCGGCAACCGGCGTACTCGATCGGCATCACCCCGGTCGACCTGCTTCAGCACCCCGGCCTCAGCGGCACGTTCGAGCTGCTCCAGTTTCCCGGCGCCGACCCCGACGTGCTGTTCGTCGAGGCCGCGGCGGGCACCGACGACCTGGTCGTCGATCCGGCGATGACGGCGCTCTACGGCGACGTGATGGCCGACCTGCTGGCGGTCGCACACACCGGTGACGCCGCGCTCGAGGTCATCCACTCGGTCCGTGACGACCTGGACCGGCGGTCCGCCGCTGCCGGGGCGGACCGCCGTTAG
- a CDS encoding DUF6232 family protein — MALNSSTAVPGHSGWAVYYDGPAVVVTSWYVMNTEGRYPVAHLTNVRQVHIRSYTARLAAVFAGAVEVMLAMPLAIGYGSVVLLGAGAVAAAGIMTATAIDGRRNPRWMSLWATLHGRDVELFSSPDKREFERVRRAVIRAVQLNRDPWP; from the coding sequence ATGGCACTGAACTCCAGCACCGCGGTTCCAGGCCACAGCGGATGGGCCGTCTACTACGACGGACCGGCTGTCGTCGTGACGAGCTGGTACGTGATGAACACCGAGGGCCGGTATCCGGTCGCACACCTGACGAATGTCCGGCAGGTCCACATCCGCAGCTACACCGCGCGGCTGGCAGCCGTCTTCGCCGGAGCTGTCGAAGTGATGCTGGCCATGCCGCTGGCGATCGGCTACGGATCCGTCGTGCTGCTGGGCGCCGGGGCAGTGGCCGCGGCCGGAATCATGACAGCGACGGCGATCGACGGGCGGCGCAACCCGCGGTGGATGTCGCTCTGGGCGACCCTCCACGGGCGCGACGTCGAACTGTTCAGCTCCCCGGACAAGCGCGAGTTCGAGCGGGTGCGCCGGGCCGTGATCCGCGCGGTCCAGCTCAACCGGGACCCGTGGCCGTAG
- the yidD gene encoding membrane protein insertion efficiency factor YidD: MPWIRRRRYDPYYDPYYYDRRRAQQSSCLRDACLLETGCCVAESLDGNCLMLALPLLPALATTTVAGFRRERGTRAGMLAAIRFYQREISSHRPAVCRFEPSCSQYAAEAIEKHGAGRGVLLAARRLARCRPGGRRGSDPVPA, translated from the coding sequence ATGCCGTGGATCCGACGCCGCCGTTACGACCCGTACTACGACCCCTACTACTACGACCGCCGGCGTGCCCAGCAGTCGTCGTGCCTGCGGGATGCCTGCCTGCTGGAGACGGGTTGCTGCGTGGCCGAGAGCCTGGACGGCAACTGCCTGATGCTGGCCCTGCCGCTGCTGCCCGCCCTGGCCACCACGACAGTCGCCGGGTTCCGCCGGGAGCGCGGCACCCGTGCGGGCATGCTCGCGGCGATCCGCTTCTATCAGCGCGAGATCAGCTCGCACCGGCCTGCCGTGTGCCGCTTCGAGCCCAGTTGCTCGCAGTACGCCGCGGAGGCGATCGAGAAGCACGGGGCCGGCCGCGGTGTGCTGCTCGCCGCTCGCCGGCTCGCCCGTTGCCGGCCCGGCGGCCGGCGTGGCTCTGATCCGGTCCCTGCCTGA
- a CDS encoding biotin transporter BioY, whose protein sequence is MSQVATLRRPRTPVLADLIPGALARDILLVAGGAGVIGLLAQIAIPIPGTPVPITGQTLGVLLVGAAFGWRRAAATVALYAALGVAGVPWFAHGGSGYSSASFGYVIGFLVAATVAGWLAQRGADRTVLKSLPAMLAAEVVIYAFGLPWLALATGLSFGETLSQGLVPFLIGDAVKAALAAGLLPAAWALTSRR, encoded by the coding sequence ATGTCGCAGGTAGCCACGCTACGCCGGCCGCGTACCCCCGTCCTCGCCGACCTGATCCCGGGCGCGCTCGCCCGCGACATCCTGCTGGTCGCTGGGGGCGCGGGAGTCATCGGCCTGCTGGCCCAGATCGCCATCCCGATCCCCGGCACCCCGGTGCCGATCACCGGTCAGACGCTCGGCGTGCTGCTGGTGGGTGCCGCGTTCGGCTGGCGCCGGGCCGCAGCCACCGTCGCGCTCTACGCCGCCCTCGGCGTCGCCGGTGTCCCGTGGTTCGCCCACGGCGGCAGCGGTTACTCCAGCGCCTCGTTCGGCTATGTGATCGGTTTCCTCGTCGCCGCCACGGTCGCCGGTTGGCTGGCCCAGCGCGGCGCGGACCGCACGGTGCTCAAGTCGCTGCCGGCCATGCTGGCCGCCGAGGTGGTCATCTACGCCTTCGGCCTGCCCTGGCTGGCCCTGGCGACCGGGCTGTCGTTCGGCGAGACGCTGTCGCAGGGTCTGGTCCCGTTCCTGATCGGCGACGCCGTCAAGGCCGCGCTGGCCGCGGGTCTGCTCCCGGCGGCCTGGGCACTCACCAGCCGCCGCTGA
- a CDS encoding DUF6314 family protein, producing MAVTPLEFLRGDWRVHRDVVDRRSGQTGVFTGTASFTAQPREPHEPGSPRDLHEPGSPHELHGPRSAREPLELCYAEDGELRFGEHRGPAYRRLRYRERADGRVAVHFEDGRDFYVLELSDRQQWDADHLCGPDLYTVSGLVTGPDAFTERWHAGGPAKDYDLITDYRRITADRPPSG from the coding sequence GTGGCTGTCACACCGCTGGAGTTCCTGCGCGGTGACTGGCGTGTGCACCGCGATGTCGTCGACCGCCGTTCGGGCCAGACCGGCGTGTTCACCGGCACCGCCAGCTTCACCGCCCAGCCTCGTGAACCGCACGAGCCTGGGTCACCCCGTGACCTGCACGAGCCTGGATCACCTCATGAACTGCACGGGCCTCGATCGGCGCGGGAGCCGCTGGAGCTGTGCTACGCCGAGGACGGTGAGCTGCGGTTCGGCGAGCACCGGGGGCCGGCCTACCGGCGGTTGCGCTACCGCGAGCGGGCGGACGGGCGGGTTGCGGTCCACTTCGAGGACGGCCGGGATTTCTACGTCCTGGAGCTGAGCGACCGGCAGCAGTGGGACGCCGACCACCTGTGCGGCCCGGACCTGTACACGGTGAGCGGGCTGGTGACCGGCCCGGACGCGTTCACCGAGCGCTGGCACGCCGGCGGCCCGGCCAAGGACTACGACCTGATCACCGACTACCGGCGGATCACAGCCGACCGGCCGCCTTCAGGCTGA
- a CDS encoding DUF58 domain-containing protein: MVTRRFALLLALGAPLPALLPAPWLLTAAVLALALGAAALDLLVAAPLTAVTLRREGAETVWLGGTTTTTLTVGNTSGRPMWLRLRDRWVPSAGADATEHRIALLAGEEQRITTTLTPTRHGDRPAVRVTLRSYGPLGLAYRQRRQRWNDRVTPAWTLRVLPRFPARRLLPEKLAKLRVFDGAVVTRGRGQGTEFDALREYVVGDDVRSIDWRASARTHDVMVRTWRPERDRRVVCVLDTGRTSAARIGDEPRLDAAIDAALLLAVLAAKADDRVDLLAVDSQVRARVEGGGHRTRLPRLISSMAALEPALVETDFGPAAGDLLRRGHKRALVVIFSTLDAAPIVEGLLPMLGRLTTRHRVVLASVRDPETERLARLPARGAGADDVHLAAAAELALAERGRVRALLQQQGVIVVDEPRDAFASKVSDVYLSLKAAGRL, translated from the coding sequence GTGGTCACCAGGCGTTTCGCGCTGCTGCTGGCGCTCGGTGCACCGCTGCCGGCGCTGCTGCCCGCGCCGTGGCTGCTGACCGCCGCGGTGCTCGCACTGGCACTCGGCGCGGCGGCCCTCGACCTGCTGGTGGCGGCGCCGCTGACCGCGGTGACGCTGCGCCGCGAGGGGGCCGAGACGGTGTGGCTGGGCGGCACCACGACCACCACGCTGACCGTCGGGAACACCTCCGGGCGGCCGATGTGGCTGCGGCTGCGCGACCGCTGGGTGCCCTCGGCCGGGGCGGACGCCACCGAGCACCGGATCGCCCTGCTGGCCGGCGAGGAGCAGCGGATCACCACGACGCTGACCCCGACGCGGCACGGTGACCGGCCCGCGGTGCGGGTGACGCTGCGCTCGTACGGGCCGCTGGGGCTGGCCTACCGGCAGCGGCGGCAACGCTGGAACGACAGGGTCACCCCGGCGTGGACGCTGCGGGTGCTGCCGCGCTTCCCGGCCCGCCGGTTGCTCCCCGAGAAACTGGCCAAGCTGCGGGTCTTCGACGGCGCGGTGGTCACCCGCGGCCGGGGTCAGGGCACCGAGTTCGATGCGCTGCGCGAGTACGTGGTGGGCGACGACGTGCGCTCGATCGACTGGCGCGCCTCCGCCCGTACCCACGACGTGATGGTCCGTACGTGGCGCCCGGAGCGGGACCGGCGGGTGGTCTGCGTGCTGGACACCGGGCGCACGTCGGCGGCCCGGATCGGCGACGAGCCCCGGCTGGACGCCGCGATCGACGCGGCCCTGCTGCTGGCGGTGCTCGCGGCCAAGGCAGACGACCGGGTGGATCTGCTCGCGGTGGACTCGCAGGTGCGCGCCCGGGTCGAGGGCGGCGGGCACCGCACCCGGCTGCCCCGGCTGATCAGTTCCATGGCCGCGCTGGAACCGGCGCTGGTGGAGACCGACTTCGGCCCGGCCGCCGGCGACCTGCTGCGCCGCGGGCACAAGCGGGCCCTGGTGGTGATCTTCTCGACGCTGGACGCCGCCCCGATCGTCGAGGGCCTGCTGCCGATGCTGGGCCGGCTCACCACCCGGCACCGGGTGGTGCTGGCCAGCGTGCGCGACCCGGAGACCGAGCGGCTCGCCCGGCTGCCCGCGCGGGGTGCCGGCGCCGACGACGTACACCTGGCCGCCGCCGCGGAACTCGCGCTGGCCGAGCGCGGCCGGGTGCGGGCGTTGCTGCAGCAGCAGGGCGTGATCGTGGTCGACGAGCCGCGCGACGCGTTCGCCTCCAAGGTCTCCGACGTCTATCTCAGCCTGAAGGCGGCCGGTCGGCTGTGA
- a CDS encoding MoxR family ATPase, whose amino-acid sequence MTSSVPVEALAARDALQRLRAEVAKAVIGQDAVVGGVIIALLCGGHVLLEGVPGVAKTLLVRALATALDVDTKRVQFTPDLMPGDVTGSLIYDARTAAFNFRPGPLFTNLLLADEINRTPPKTQAALLEAMEERTVSTDGETRRLPEPFIVVATQNPVEYEGTYPLPEAQLDRFLLKLAVPLPERADELSVLRAHHQGFDPRDLKAAGVNPVASAADLAAGRAAVRRVAVAEPVLEYVVDLTRATRTAPALELGASPRGSTALLAVAKARAWLSGRDYVIPDDVKAFAIPVLRHRVRLRAEAELDGVSIDSVLRSVLGAVPAPR is encoded by the coding sequence GTGACGTCTTCCGTTCCCGTCGAGGCGCTCGCCGCCCGCGACGCGCTGCAGCGGCTGCGCGCCGAGGTCGCCAAAGCGGTCATCGGCCAGGACGCGGTGGTCGGGGGCGTGATCATCGCGCTGCTCTGCGGCGGTCACGTGCTGCTCGAGGGGGTGCCCGGGGTGGCCAAGACGCTGCTGGTGCGCGCGCTGGCGACCGCGCTGGACGTCGACACCAAGCGCGTGCAGTTCACCCCCGATCTGATGCCCGGCGACGTGACCGGCTCGCTGATCTACGACGCGCGCACCGCCGCGTTCAACTTCCGGCCCGGCCCGCTGTTCACCAACCTGCTGCTGGCCGACGAGATCAACCGCACCCCGCCCAAGACGCAGGCGGCGCTGCTGGAGGCGATGGAGGAGCGCACGGTCAGCACCGACGGCGAGACCCGCCGGCTGCCCGAGCCGTTCATCGTGGTCGCCACCCAGAACCCCGTCGAGTACGAGGGCACCTACCCGCTGCCCGAGGCCCAGCTGGACCGGTTCCTGCTCAAACTCGCCGTGCCCCTGCCCGAGCGCGCCGACGAGCTGAGCGTGCTGCGGGCCCACCACCAGGGCTTCGACCCCCGCGACCTGAAGGCGGCCGGGGTCAACCCGGTGGCCTCCGCCGCCGACCTGGCAGCCGGGCGGGCGGCCGTGCGCCGCGTCGCCGTTGCCGAACCGGTCCTGGAGTACGTGGTCGACCTCACCCGGGCCACCCGCACGGCCCCCGCGCTCGAGCTGGGTGCGTCGCCGCGCGGCAGCACCGCGCTGCTGGCCGTGGCCAAGGCGCGGGCCTGGCTGAGCGGCCGCGACTACGTGATCCCGGACGACGTGAAGGCGTTCGCGATCCCGGTGCTGCGGCACCGGGTGCGGCTACGGGCCGAGGCCGAGCTGGACGGCGTCTCCATCGACTCGGTGCTGCGGTCGGTGCTCGGCGCCGTGCCCGCACCCCGCTGA
- a CDS encoding DUF4350 domain-containing protein: MRLLPRLRHPRRLRVYVPLGIVLALLAGTLIAHAVQQPDPTDAAFLSPASTAGAGASRVADELARQGRPVDVLTSTPSVLEEAGRSGPATVFITTPELVNPAYLARLQLLPRTVRVVVVAPKQPQLDAMGLAVRVTGPRWTAAPVQPGCDADLATPGPVAVYRWRYPDAPVTCYDGGVAELRTPGSATVTLVGAADPFRNDRAGEHDNHAFAVQLLARERRVIWLDLHQREQVPPPTEDPAPRPTGGSGPTADPDQTGEPWDDGDSGGDDRAGVPQPGDGSDGGTASDDSSNPLASAFPPAVWATLALLALAALALTAASARRLGTPVAEPLPVQVRAAETVRGLGGLYRRARARGSSLATLQAAARTRLIEHFGLPPGTGVDELAGFVAERSGRSADEVRHVLGGGVEDSDEELARAATELQRLVDEATERNVP; the protein is encoded by the coding sequence ATGAGACTGCTCCCCCGGCTCCGGCACCCGCGGCGGCTGCGCGTCTACGTACCGCTCGGCATTGTGCTGGCCCTGCTCGCGGGCACGTTGATCGCGCATGCCGTGCAGCAGCCCGACCCGACCGACGCGGCGTTCCTCTCCCCCGCCAGCACCGCCGGTGCGGGAGCGAGCCGGGTTGCCGACGAGCTCGCCCGGCAGGGCCGCCCGGTCGACGTGCTCACCAGCACCCCGAGCGTTCTCGAGGAGGCCGGCCGCAGCGGTCCGGCCACCGTGTTCATCACGACGCCCGAGCTGGTCAACCCGGCCTACCTGGCCCGGCTGCAGCTGCTGCCGCGCACCGTCCGGGTCGTCGTGGTGGCCCCGAAGCAGCCGCAGCTGGACGCGATGGGGCTGGCCGTGCGGGTGACCGGTCCGCGCTGGACGGCGGCACCGGTCCAGCCCGGCTGCGACGCCGACCTCGCCACGCCCGGACCGGTCGCGGTGTACCGCTGGCGCTATCCCGATGCGCCGGTGACCTGCTACGACGGTGGCGTGGCCGAGCTGCGTACGCCGGGCAGCGCGACGGTCACGCTGGTCGGCGCGGCGGACCCGTTCCGCAACGACCGGGCCGGCGAGCACGACAACCACGCCTTCGCCGTGCAGCTGCTGGCCCGCGAACGCCGGGTCATCTGGCTCGACCTGCACCAGCGCGAGCAGGTGCCGCCGCCCACCGAGGACCCGGCCCCGCGGCCGACCGGCGGGTCCGGGCCCACCGCGGACCCCGATCAGACCGGCGAGCCGTGGGACGACGGTGACTCCGGTGGCGACGACCGGGCCGGGGTGCCGCAACCCGGGGACGGCAGCGACGGCGGGACGGCCTCCGACGACAGCAGCAACCCGCTGGCCAGTGCGTTCCCCCCGGCCGTGTGGGCCACGCTGGCGCTGCTCGCCCTGGCCGCGCTGGCGCTGACCGCGGCGTCGGCGCGCCGGCTGGGCACCCCCGTGGCCGAGCCGCTGCCGGTGCAGGTACGCGCGGCTGAGACCGTACGCGGGCTGGGCGGTCTGTATCGCCGGGCCCGAGCCCGCGGCAGCTCGCTGGCTACGCTGCAGGCGGCCGCGCGTACCCGGTTGATCGAGCACTTCGGGTTGCCGCCCGGCACGGGCGTCGACGAGCTGGCCGGCTTTGTCGCCGAGCGCTCGGGCCGGTCCGCGGACGAGGTGCGGCACGTGCTCGGCGGTGGTGTCGAGGACAGCGACGAAGAACTGGCCCGGGCGGCGACCGAGCTGCAGCGCCTGGTGGACGAAGCAACCGAGAGGAATGTGCCGTGA
- a CDS encoding DUF4129 domain-containing protein codes for MTRAWDEFAAAVFDRVPPPLLFLLLLLAAGLVGVLWYYWPRWVPRRLPRWRLPRFEQRPKRPKQVKPPPEKKPAEPEPEFEPTVVLPGGMLLADQLAAQGRYAEAIRQRLRDVVGDLTAAGVVAPLPGTTAAEVASSAAVQRPAVAAPLGGATELFSEVWYGNRPAQRSHDDHMRALTGEVRSRMGGPRA; via the coding sequence GTGACCCGGGCCTGGGACGAGTTCGCCGCGGCGGTGTTCGACCGCGTCCCGCCGCCACTGCTGTTCCTGCTCCTGCTGCTGGCGGCCGGGCTGGTCGGCGTGCTGTGGTACTACTGGCCGCGCTGGGTGCCCCGGCGGCTGCCGCGCTGGAGACTGCCGCGGTTCGAGCAGCGACCGAAGCGGCCCAAGCAGGTCAAGCCGCCGCCGGAGAAGAAGCCGGCGGAGCCGGAACCCGAGTTCGAGCCGACCGTGGTGCTGCCCGGCGGGATGCTGCTGGCCGACCAGCTCGCCGCCCAGGGCCGCTACGCCGAGGCCATCCGCCAGCGACTGCGCGATGTCGTGGGCGATCTGACCGCGGCCGGCGTGGTCGCGCCGCTGCCCGGCACCACGGCCGCCGAGGTGGCCTCCTCCGCGGCCGTGCAGCGGCCGGCCGTGGCCGCGCCGCTGGGCGGTGCCACCGAGCTGTTCTCCGAGGTCTGGTACGGCAACCGGCCGGCCCAGCGCAGCCACGACGACCACATGCGCGCCCTCACCGGCGAGGTGCGCTCGCGGATGGGCGGGCCACGGGCATGA